In one window of Zingiber officinale cultivar Zhangliang chromosome 11A, Zo_v1.1, whole genome shotgun sequence DNA:
- the LOC122032080 gene encoding UDP-glycosyltransferase 86A1-like produces the protein MAKPHALFATVSLAGHFFPAVDLSAKLAAKGFIVTVATLDSGGSFSPDLFAAAAVASAAARSQGLDIRFQSLKDTVNLPAAHRSWNHDTAINAMLHHAFAPMEELLQKLLREDPPVTVLIADTFNTWPSAMAKKYDLIHVSFWTQPALVFSLHYHKDLLISNGHFASPDRNRKDTAVRYIPGIPEIEPHELASIYQDKDASSLVHQFTFKCFDELRGADFVLANTVEELEAEAISALRREMPFYAIGPVFPDGFTSGISGSIAAIQDCSHWLDTMPAASVLYVSFGSAFHPGERDFREMAHGVLNSKVNFLWVLRPDTVPLPDGFVAACQGRGMVVPWCDQKEVLLHPAVGGFLTHCGWNSTLESVWFGVPMLCFPLAFDQPPNCKLVSKDLKIGVRLGGSGEVNRDEVHDKIEGLMGGEVGAAVRMEMEKVQKAARAAVALNGSSSRNMDKFIDDLLKHLSEKNIRSTSEARCMF, from the coding sequence ATGGCGAAGCCCCACGCCCTCTTCGCCACCGTCTCCCTGGCTGGCCATTTCTTTCCCGCCGTCGACCTCTCCGCCAAACTGGCGGCCAAGGGATTCATCGTCACCGTTGCCACCCTAGACTCCGGGGGTTCCTTCTCTCCCGACCTCTTTGCTGCTGCCGCCGTCGCCTCCGCCGCTGCCCGCTCCCAGGGCCTCGACATCCGCTTCCAATCCTTGAAGGATACCGTAAATCTGCCCGCGGCACATCGGAGCTGGAACCACGACACCGCCATCAACGCCATGCTCCACCATGCCTTCGCCCCCATGGAAGAGCTACTGCAGAAGCTCTTGCGAGAAGATCCGCCCGTCACCGTCCTCATCGCAGACACCTTCAACACTTGGCCATCCGCCATGGCCAAGAAGTACGACCTGATCCATGTCTCTTTCTGGACCCAGCCGGCGCTCGTCTTCTCGCTCCACTACCACAAGGACCTCCTCATCTCAAATGGCCACTTTGCTTCTCCTGATCGGAATCGGAAAGATACGGCCGTCAGATACATACCAGGCATTCCAGAAATCGAGCCGCACGAGCTCGCCTCCATCTATCAAGACAAGGATGCGTCTTCCTTAGTCCATCAATTCACTTTCAAATGCTTCGACGAGCTAAGAGGAGCCGACTTCGTACTCGCCAACACAGTGGAAGAGCTCGAAGCAGAGGCGATCTCTGCTCTCCGGCGGGAGATGCCTTTCTATGCCATCGGCCCTGTCTTTCCGGATGGATTCACCAGCGGCATTTCCGGAAGCATTGCTGCCATTCAGGACTGCTCGCATTGGCTGGACACGATGCCGGCGGCCTCGGTGCTGTACGTGTCATTCGGAAGTGCGTTCCATCCGGGCGAGAGGGACTTCAGGGAGATGGCGCATGGTGTTTTGAACAGTAAGGTCAATTTCCTGTGGGTGCTCCGGCCGGACACCGTTCCGCTGCCTGATGGATTTGTGGCAGCGTGTCAGGGGAGGGGGATGGTGGTTCCGTGGTGCGACCAGAAGGAGGTCCTCCTCCACCCCGCCGTCGGTGGATTCTTGACGCACTGCGGATGGAATTCGACCTTGGAGAGCGTTTGGTTCGGCGTGCCAATGCTGTGCTTCCCGCTAGCGTTCGATCAGCCGCCGAACTGTAAGTTGGTGAGCAAGGATCTGAAGATAGGGGTTCGTCTCGGCGGCTCCGGGGAGGTGAACAGGGACGAGGTGCACGACAAAATTGAAGGGTTGATGGGAGGCGAAGTCGGAGCGGCGGTGAGGATGGAGATGGAGAAGGTACAGAAGGCGGCAAGGGCAGCCGTGGCCTTGAATGGATCATCGTCTAGGAACATGGATAAGTTCATCGACGATCTCCTTAAGCATCTTTCGGAAAAGAACATCCGCAGTACCAGTGAAGCGCGGTGCATgttctaa